A section of the Malania oleifera isolate guangnan ecotype guangnan chromosome 2, ASM2987363v1, whole genome shotgun sequence genome encodes:
- the LOC131147792 gene encoding glucan endo-1,3-beta-glucosidase-like, with translation MAMSFFPATISINCYRSPMAALFILLLGLSVLSSQMKGTQSIGVCYGRNGDNLPPASEVIDLYKSNGIAQMRIYDPDQSVFQALKGSNIDLILDVPKDKLQSLASNPSAAADWVQTNVKSFSPDVKFKYIAVGNEIKPGDAESNYVLPAMQNVHTAIASAGLQDQIKVSTAIEFGLLGTSYPPSDGSFRDDAKTYINPIITFLASNGSPLLANVYTYFSYIGDPQNIQLQYALFTAPGVVVHDPNSNLDYRNLFDALMDALYSALEKSNGANVEIVVSESGWPSAGEAAATTENAGTYNKNLIDHVKGSGGTPKKPGRAIQTYLFAMFDENQKQGAATEQHFGLFSPDKQPKYQISFN, from the exons ATGGCTATGTCGTTCTTTCCAGCAACGATAAGTATTAATTGCTATAGGTCTCCTATGGCCGCTCTGTTCATCTTGCTTCTTGGCCTCTCCGTGCTTAGCTCCCAAATgaaag GGACACAATCCATCGGAGTATGCTACGGAAGAAACGGTGATAACCTACCGCCGGCGTCAGAAGTTATAGATCTCTACAAATCCAACGGCATCGCCCAAATGCGAATCTATGATCCAGATCAATCCGTCTTTCAAGCCCTTAAAGGATCCAACATAGATCTCATCCTAGATGTCCCCAAAGACAAACTCCAATCCCTCGCTTCAAACCCTTCGGCCGCCGCCGACTGGGTCCAAACCAACGTCAAGAGCTTCTCTCCCGATGTCAAATTCAAGTACATCGCCGTCGGCAACGAGATCAAGCCCGGCGACGCCGAGTCCAATTACGTTCTCCCCGCCATGCAAAACGTCCACACCGCCATCGCTTCCGCCGGCCTCCAAGACCAGATCAAAGTCTCCACCGCCATAGAGTTTGGCCTCCTCGGCACCTCCTACCCTCCCTCAGACGGATCCTTTAGGGACGACGCAAAAACCTACATAAACCCTATTATAACCTTTCTCGCCAGCAACGGTTCCCCGCTTCTGGCCAATGTCTACACCTATTTTAGTTACATTGGTGATCCCCAAAATATCCAACTTCAGTACGCCTTGTTCACCGCCCCAGGCGTCGTCGTCCATGACCCGAACAGCAACCTCGACTACCGGAACCTCTTTGATGCCCTAATGGATGCTCTATACTCTGCTCTCGAGAAGTCCAACGGCGCGAACGTGGAAATTGTTGTGTCGGAGAGCGGGTGGCCGTCGGCCGGCGAGGCGGCGGCGACGACGGAGAATGCAGGGACTTATAACAAGAACTTGATTGATCATGTTAAGGGATCAGGCGGAACCCCAAAGAAGCCTGGACGAGCAATCCAGACTTATTTGTTTGCCATGTTTGATGAGAATCAGAAGCAGGGTGCTGCCACGGAGCAGCACTTTGGTCTTTTCTCGCCTGACAAACAACCCAAGTACCAAATTAGCTTTAATTAA